The following is a genomic window from Alphaproteobacteria bacterium LSUCC0396.
GCGCCCAAATATGCCTTGCCTACGGACGGCATCGGGTAATTGCGCTGATCGGTGCCACAACCGCTCTGGTCAGCCTGCTTGTGGCTTTTAGCCTTACCGGGCCGGTCTGGTTAGTGGTGCTGGGATTGTGGGTTTACAATGGCTTTATCATGCTGGATTCGGGCGCGTTGACAACGGGAACAGTCGAGGCAGGTGATCGGCATGATCGCGGCGCGCTGCTGGCGGTACATTCGATGATTGGCTTTGGCGGCGGCGCACTTGGCGGGCCTGTCGTTGGTTATGTGCTGGATCAGGCTGGCGGTGCTGACATGATTGGCGCCTGGTTTTACGCGCTGCTCGCAATGGGGGCGGGGTCGGCGATTGTGTTTATTATCCAGCGACATTTCTGGCGCCGGATGGCCTAAACCGTCCAGCGCCATATTTGCAATCTTCAGATGGCTAGCAACGGTGATTACCGGCGCCGCTTTAGTGTGCCCTGACCACCTTGAGGGTTGGCGCTTTTGCCGCGGCGTGGTGGGCCGACTTTACGAGATTTTGGTGCTGGTGACGTGGCGCGGTCTGCAGGTTTGCCGCGATCAGATGCGGGTTTCTGTGCTGCTGACTTGTCACCGAAATTAGGCCGTTTGTTGAAAGCGGGCTTGCTGCCAAAAGGCTTTTTACCGCGTGCTGGTTTCTCACCAAAGGACGGCTTTGTATTCCGTCCCGGCTTTTGGTCACCGCTTGCAGGCCTGTCGCGGCCAGATGCATCATCACGCCCTTTAAACCGGCTAACACGTTTTTCAAACCCATCGCGTTTTTGAAAGCCATCGCGCTTCGACCAATCATCACGCCGATCATCGCGTCTATCGGACGCATCACGCCGTGGCCGATTATCTCGTCTTTCAGATGTGTCACGCTGTGGACGATTATCGGCGTCTGCCCGCTTGGCAAATGGCCGTGATTGACGACGCTCGCCATCAAACGGCTTGCTGGTGCGGGCTGAATTGGCTGATGGACGGCCCGCTGATGGACGGCCCGCTGATGGACGGCCATCTTGGCGCCGATCAGACGCATCACCCCGTGGCGGATCATCACGCCGATCATCACGACGTGGTCTATCATCGCGCCGATCATCACGTCGGGCACCTTGGCTACGATCACCTTGGCTGCGAGAGCGTGCCCCTTGCGGAGGCCGCCGCCGGCCGCGTGCGGCACCGCCGCTTGCTTTGAAATCGGTAACAGCTGTTCCGTCTAGCTCATAAAGCTCTACCCGTGCGCCAACCGCTGCAATAATAGCTGCCAGCTTATTGCGCTCGTCTGGCGCACAAAATGATAGGGCAAGCCCGCCAAGACCAGCCCGGCCAGTCCGCCCAATGCGGTGAACATAGGCCTCGGGCGTATCGGTAAGGTCGAAATTGATAACATGGCTTAGGCCAGCAACATCAATACCGCGCGCCGCAACGTCGGTTGCAATCAAAGCGCGCAACTGGCCGCTGCGAAAATTGCGAAGCACTTTCTGACGCAAGGTCTGGCGCATATCGCCGTGCAGTGCATCAACAGCGAAACCGCGGACTTCCATAAATTTCGCCAAGGCATCGGCGCGGCGTTTGGTACGCACGAAAATCAGGCTTTGGCCGGTATCATGTTCATTCAGGATGTCGCATAGCCGGTCACGCTTGTCACCCTCGCTCATCAAGGTCACGCGCTGCGTCACCTTATCGGCGGTGATGCCGGTTTGTGGCGCTTTGACATGTGCCGGGTCGGTCAGGAACTGTTTGGCTAGCGTTTCAATTTCGGGCGGCATGGTCGCTGAAAACAGCATGGTTTGCCGGGTGCGTGGCAGGCTAGCGGCGATACGCTTGATCGGTGGGTAGAAACCCAGATCGAGCATATGGTCAGCCTCATCCAGTACAAAATGGGTGATGCCGCTGGGATCAAAGGCACCGCGATCCATCAAATCTTCAAGCCGGCCCGGCGTCGCCACAACAATGTCAACACCGCGGCGTAACCCGCGAATTTGCGCATCATAACGGGCACCACCAAATACGGCAAGATGCCGGATATTCAGATCCGCCGACAATTTACTGACATTCTGTTCAATTTGATTGGCAAGCTCGCGTGTTGGCGCAAGGATCAATGCCTTTGGCGGCTGTCCGGCGCGAACCGCGGCGCTATAGCCAAGATGCGTCATCAATGGCAGCAGAAATGCAGCGGTTTTGCCAGTGCCGGTTTGGGCAAGCCCGATGAGGTCTCGGCCTTCCAGCAAAAGCGGTATTGACATGGCTTGAATGGGGGTTGGTGCAACCAGGCCTTCGCGGGCTAGCGTTGCCAGCATCAATTCGGGAAGGTCGAAACTGTCAAAGCTGACAGGCGGTGTTGGGGCCGAAATTTCGGCAGGGTCTTGATTCATATCTGACATAAGTTTGTTTTCTAGCGCATGGCTTTTCGCGAAGGTAGCATCGCCCCTAGCGCGCCACATCTTTGGCGGTCTTATGCGCCTTGAGACCGCATTTGTCAATGAAAGGAACTTTGCGTATATAAACGGGCGTGAAGATTGCCAGGTAAAACAACCACCTTTGCTGCTCAATGGTCGCTTATCGCTGATGGCTCATTGCTTATTTCTGGCCACTGGCATTCCAAGATAAATTCGGGCATAAGAGGTTTGTGATCCCGTAGCTCATCAGGATAGAGCGACAGATTCCTAATATTTGTATAGATTATAGTGTATTGTTTTAATTACGAAATAATGTGTTGATATTTTTTGTTAATAAATTGTTAAAATTTGCTTTTGTTAAAATCATTTGATATTAGTTAGTTGTGTGGTTTGGTCCGTTAGCTCAGATGGATAGAGCATCAGTTTCCTAAACTGAGGGTCAGAGGTTCGAATCCTCTACGGATCACCACACTGATCATAAAAAATTGATCTGTATCCATCTATGTGATCTCATTTGATCAGAAACCATTTCTGTTCCGAAATGAGATTTAATGGATCGTATTTTTATTCCTACGGTCAATAGAGTTGACCGACAGATCACATATAATGGGTTACCAAAATCACTTCAAAAGAAAGTGACTATGGTTGTCCAACATTGGGAACGACCTCAATACAAATACGATTGTGATTATTTGGTTTTACCTAAGAAGTTGGATTTGTCTGATCCGATGTGTTTACCAAAAAGTAGGGAAATCATTTATAGGGAAGGTAGGAACATCAAATATTCGGTTATTGATGATGATCTTATTTTCAAAAGAAGGAACCAAAAGAGATTTGGATTACCTTCCGATATGGAAAAGAGTAGTAGGTTATGTACCAATAAAGATGTAACCGAAATGTTTAAAACATTTTCCAAATGGTTGGATGATCCAACTGTTACTTTTTGTGGTCCATCACAAATCCAAAATATTCCCTCAACAGACTTTTATAAGAACAACCAATCCATCAGTAGTTTTGTCTGTTTCAATGGATCAGATTTTAAAGATGTGTTGGATGATTTACCCACCACTGAAGTGAGGTATGGGGAAGATACGATATTCTTTTTAAGTCTTTTAAGTAGAGGTTTTGGAAATAGAGTTTCCCATTTATTTTGTTTTGGTAATGAAAGTTTAAAAGGAAAAATACCATCGGATGTTTGGGATAAAACCAAATACAACGATGTTTGGAGGGATCATAAGAAGATAGAAAAAATGTTCCCTCAGTTTTTCAAAATCCCATTGGATGAAAATGGAAAACGAATAGAAGGTGGGTTTAGAAATTTCGGTAAGGTCCGAACCTATTGGTCAAAATGTTACCAATCATCTCAGTTCAAATCACAAAAGAGTGGTAAAAAAATGAGTTATAGATTTAGAGGTCACAACCGTATCAACCTCAATGATGATTTAGAAAATGAAATCAAACAACGGTTCGATGATGACAGAGAAAATCGATTTCAACTGTTTTTATTGAGTAGTTCTATTCGGAAGAAGTATTTGGATAAGACTACCAACCAATACACTAAAGAATTTCAAAAATGGTATTCTGACAAAAAACTAACTGACTATTACGGATCATTGTCAAATTTCACCAAATACTGTGGTTGTGGTGAAGTGGTTAATTATGTTGGTACCAAAACATCAGATCCCCAAAAATACCTAAAACAATTACCCTTATCAGTTGGATCACTTTACGAACTTTCGATGGTTCTTAAATCTGATAAAGATCTGTTCAATATCCTTCTTCATTACACACCAAAACGAAAATCAGTTGATGAACCAAAGTTTGATTGGATCACCAAAAGACCACCACTCATTAGATCTAATCAAACTGAAAAGGGTGTGAGAGATTGGAGACAAAAGTGGGAGAATCCACCACCACCGAAACCAAAAAGAACCGATAAACGAACTTTGAAATTTCTTACGATTACTGTGAATGGTGAGTTGTTCGATTTCGATAAAAAGAATGGTGATAAAATCGGATGTGTTGATTTGAATGATGTTGAGAATTTTCTAACTAAGGTTAGGAAACTGATTACCAAAGAAAACGAACATCAATTTCTGATCACAGATGAAATGGAGTATCTCACTGATGGGTACTTCAAACGAAAAGATCAAACGGATGTAACGAAAAATCTGAAGGGTGGTAAAAAAGATACCACTAAGAAATACAAATAATGGGGAAGATAAAGAACAACATCGAAGTAGTAGAAACCACATCATACGATGATTTGGTTGATGAGGTTAATAAGGTTGAGAAATACGAATTAGGTTATCAACCACCAAAACCAAAAGGTAAGAAATCTGATTACCCATTTGTGTTGAAAGTTCATTGTTGGAACATCACCGATACACAAAAATTCTGTGAAACAATCGGTAAATCACTAAGTAGTGATAAAACAAAATTCACCTACACATCACATCAATCAAAAGATCCGAAGTTTGTTGAGAAAAGGAAAAATCCGTTTCCTAAGAAAACCTCACACAAAGATCGAATTGAATCACAACTTTGGAAAAATACGGTTGAGTTTTGGAACGATGGTTGGAGACCCTACATTACCTTTCACATCACCTTCAAAAATCAAAAATCTCATATGGAGTTTACGAAGAAGGTGAAACAAAGGTTATCGTTAAACCTTCCATATATGAACTTTCCTTTTAGAGAACCAAAGAAGTGGAAGTATTGGTGGGTTTGTCGAAGTGAAACGGTGAAACCTCAATATCCAATTTACATAGTTTCAAAGAATAGAGGTGATAGTCGTTTAACCTCAAAGTGTTTGGAACGGTTAGGTATCCCTTATTACATCGTAATAGAACCACAGAATTACGATGAATACAGTTGTATGATCGATAAAGAAAAGATCTTAGTTCTTCCGTATTCAAATAGTGGTGATGGTGTTGGTAGAAGCCGTAATTGGGTTTGGGATCACTCAACCCAAATGGGATTCAAACGACATTGGGTGATGGATGACAACATCACTGATTTCTTCAGATTGTACGGAAATAGAAAACTTCCTATCGGTGATGGTGGGATGTTTAGGGTTTGTGAGGAGTTTGTTGATAGGTTTAAGAATGTACCTATTAGTGGTCTCCAATATGATTTCTTTTGTGTAGATAAAGTACCTCATCCACCGTTTGTTAGAAATTGTAGGATCTATTCGGTTCTACTGATTGAAAATAGTTGTCCTTTCAGATGGAGAGGTAGGTACAACGAAGATACAATTTTGAGTTTAGATGTACTTAAACATAAGAAATCCGATCCATCGTTGTATGAACCACAGTTCGATATCAAAAATTACAAAAAGGATGGTTGGAAAGGAGATCTATGTACAATCCAATTCAATTGTCTACTTCAACATAAATCACCTACTCAAAACTTAGGTGGTGGTAATAGTGATGAGTTCTATTTCAAAGAGGGTACTTACAACAAATCAAAGATGTTGGAGGTCATTCACAATGATGTGAGTAAGGTGGATTGGAGATTTAGTAGGTATCACCATACGGTTAACTACAATCCATTTAAGGGTAATGAACTTCAGTATGTGGACGGTTATGATCCATCAAAGAATAAGAGTGAAACTGAACTTTTTGAGTTCGATAGGGTGAAGGATTACTTCAAAAAATGATTTCGGATCCGAAATGGGAAATTGAGGTTTAGGGAACTAATTTGATGAGATGGGTTTTTCTAATATTGATAGGTGTGTTGTGTTGGGGAGGATTTGTTCAACACACTCACAATGAGGAAGGTGTAAAGGAGGGTGTTGAGGAACTGTTTACAAAGAATGGTTACTCAAACATTGTAGTTAGTGGTGTAAATCTTCCGATATCCTATACTTTCCTATCACAAAAGGTTGTGAGTGAAGTGTTCATAAAAAGGGATGGTAAAGACCAAAAGATTGATGTGACTATCACACCAATAGAGGGTTTCCCTATCATTTCAATATTTCTTCCACCATCATTTTACATAGAGGTAAACAACTTTGAGAATTTAGGTTTGGATTTTCTGAAGTGGTTGTTTGAAAAATAACAACAGAGATAGAAAAACGGAATATGAACAATGAGTTGGTATTACTACATAATCATCTGTGTTCTGTTGATGGTAGTGATCGGATCTCTGAGATCAAACAGATACAAAAAATCCTCCTACTACCAAAGTACTAAAAAATCCCTTTCCCAATTGGATAAAGGTGAATTGGGAGAATATCAAATTTGGGAGGAATTGGAGTGGTACGAAAAAGATGGAGGAAAGTTTCTTTTTAACCTCTATATTCCTAAACCAAATGAAGAGACTACAGAAATCGATGTAGTTCTTATTCACCCTAAAGGGTTCTTTGTCATTGAAAGTAAAAACTACAGTGGTTGGATCTTTGGTAATGATAAAAACCGATATTGGACACAAACTTTACCGATGGGTAGAGGTCGTCAAAGTCACAAAGAAAGATTTTACAGTCCTCTAAGACAAAATGGATCACATATCAGATATCTCAAAAGAGTTCTGAATGAGACTGTACCAATGTGGTCACTGATAGTTTTTTCAAATGAATGTACATTTAAGGGTGTATCAGTTTCATCTGAAAAACGGTTTAGGGTAATTCACCTCAATGAATTGAGATCTACGGTCAAACAACTCATAGATGAAACAGAAGAAGTTCTTTTTTCCGAAGAGGACATCCAATGGATGTATGAAGAACTTTATCCGTTCACCACAGAAGATGAGGAAGTCAAAATCAAACATAAGAGTTAGATCAGATCAACTACTTTCCTTTGAGATTCACTATCACCCTCAATGTATCTTTGAGTAGTTTGTAGTGATCTATGACCTACCATCATCTGAATATCCCTCAATGATCCACCAACTAATGATATCCGTTTAGATGTTTCGGTGATAAATGTTCTTCTCCCACTATGAGATGAACACCCCAATAAACCTAATCTCCGATACCAACTCTGAAACATATTCACTACACATTGAGAAGTTGTGAAAGGTGATCTCTCAGTTCGAACTACAAAAGAGGTATCGATGTTAAAAGATCGGTACATCCGTTGTTGTTGATCCAACAATTCAATGAGATTTTTACGAAGGTCTTTGTTGATAGGTATAATTCGTCCACTGAGACCTTTAGAACTTCTATTAGTAAGATTAATATGATCAGACACTTTACCATCACTATCACAAACCTCTTTCCAACTGAGTTGTGAGATTTCTTTAGATCGAAGACCACCTTTTACGGACAAAAGGAATATGGTTTCATTTCTTAAACCATTCCTTTTTGACCGAAGGTAAGACCTCATCATTTCGATTTGTGATTTATTGAGTGTCTTTGATTGTTTACCTATTCCCATAATTTGTCTCCAAACTGATTATCAAATTATGGTTCCTAATTATATCATCATCAGTTATTTTTAACACCCCTTTTTAGGTATTAAATTACTGAATAAACTCAATATTTTATGAAATCTGATTATACTTTGTAAATTCTATAATCAGTGGTCTATAGTTGGATTAGATACCATTTTTTTTGAGTTGTTTGATGTCTGAAGATCTGAAGTTTACCAACAAACAAAAGAACATTCGTATGGAAGGTGAGGAAGGTAGTACTCAAAACCGATTACGGTATGAACTGTACACCGAAGGTTTCAAACGAATTAAAGAAGGTTTGGAAGAAGAACGATACTTTGAGGTGTGTTGTATTGTTGATTCAATTATCAATGATCGTCTCACAGCATTAATCCAAACAATTAAAAACGATGACGGTATCGATTACACCTACCAATCAGTAGGTATGGTGATACGAACTCTGTTTAAGATTGTTAAAGAAGATAAGATTTTACTATCAACAGATTTTAGGAAGTTGATGAGTAATATTGAACAGATTTGGTTACCTAAACGAAACTTTGTAAGTCATTCGTTTGTTGGTGTTACACCATCCAACATAGATTTGAATTTAGAGGATCGATTACAGATCGTAAAAGAATGTGGTGAATTGGGTTCTAAGTATTGTAGGGATCTGACAACTGAATGTGATAAAATGATTCACATCATCAAAAATTACGGAATTCCATACAAAACCCCATTCAGTAATAGAAAATCAAATACTGAATGGGATACGTAATTATTTCTTTGAACCTACCAAACCTTTTTTCATCCGATTAAGTAGTTGAGAGTCGTTTGAAGAAACACCAATCCCTAATCCACCAATATATGAAAGTAAGTTGTTCTGTTGAGAGATCAGATCGTTCTGTTTCTTTGGGTCAGTTTCAGTTTGAATCCGTTGTGATAAACCCCTCATTTTGAGTACCAAACCACCTACAACGAATTTTACCCATAGTGGATATTTACCTTCATTGATGGTGATAAATTGTTTGAAACTGTACATCTACACCTCCAATACAATGATGGTGTAGTTTTTTTGATTGGTAGTTCGTTTAAGTTCTTTATCGATCTCATCAATTTGTGAGTTATCAACGTAATCGAATTTTCTAATCTTTTTGACCTTCACCTTTTGTACGTAAGAATTGAGTTCTGATTTGGATAACTCAAAATTTTTGTTGGTGATTGGATAGATCATTTCAATTCACCTAACCTACCTAAACCACTGACGTCTGACCAATCATCGTTATGGTAGTCAGATTTTAATGGGATCATTGGTTTGTCATCATCATCAAAGTAACTATCCGTTGATGTAGTCGGTCGTTCTGATGACGGTTGGGTTCTGAATGATTTGTTTTTGTGAGATCTAAGTTTCACATCATTGAGGAGTGATTGAAGTTTATCATCCTCTTTGAGTTGTTGATGTTCAGATCTTAACCATTGTTCCATCAGTGTATTGATGATGGAGGTTCTACTAATTCGTTTGAATTTAACTAAATCATCGAATGAGGTTTTAAGGTGATTTGGACAATAAAAGGTAATGGAAGAACTATTGGTATTCATTTTGACTCCTTAGTAGATCATAAACTCATCCAATGTCATTGGAGGTCGTTTGTTAGGGTAACGTTCATAAAATTCTTCAATGTGATAGGTTTCTAAATATGTATCTTCATCAACTGTTGGGTAGTTGTAGATAAGGACTGAAAAGAAATCGATTAACTGTTGTTCAGTAAAAGTTTTCATATCGTTTTTGAGATATTTGATCAGAGTTTTGAACTGTTTGAACGATATAAGTAGATTTGATTGTAGCCTTTCTTTGATGGTTATCATTATGGGTTTCACATAGAAAATATGTTTCTTAGAGATATAAATAGTTAAGTGTTTACGGAGTACAGATGATCTGTGTTGGTACTGTTCTTCGTTAACAGTTTGATGGTGGGTAGGTGGTTTTTGATAAGGTTGTGATAGACTATTCATTTGGTATTCTTTCGTTTGGTTATTAGATTTTTGATACTGTTGATGAATAAAGTGTTGTTGGTTCCAACACCTTTCACCGTACTTAGAAATGTTGATATCGATTGGGTGGTAGGAAATTTATT
Proteins encoded in this region:
- a CDS encoding DEAD/DEAH box helicase, coding for MSDMNQDPAEISAPTPPVSFDSFDLPELMLATLAREGLVAPTPIQAMSIPLLLEGRDLIGLAQTGTGKTAAFLLPLMTHLGYSAAVRAGQPPKALILAPTRELANQIEQNVSKLSADLNIRHLAVFGGARYDAQIRGLRRGVDIVVATPGRLEDLMDRGAFDPSGITHFVLDEADHMLDLGFYPPIKRIAASLPRTRQTMLFSATMPPEIETLAKQFLTDPAHVKAPQTGITADKVTQRVTLMSEGDKRDRLCDILNEHDTGQSLIFVRTKRRADALAKFMEVRGFAVDALHGDMRQTLRQKVLRNFRSGQLRALIATDVAARGIDVAGLSHVINFDLTDTPEAYVHRIGRTGRAGLGGLALSFCAPDERNKLAAIIAAVGARVELYELDGTAVTDFKASGGAARGRRRPPQGARSRSQGDRSQGARRDDRRDDRPRRDDRRDDPPRGDASDRRQDGRPSAGRPSAGRPSANSARTSKPFDGERRQSRPFAKRADADNRPQRDTSERRDNRPRRDASDRRDDRRDDWSKRDGFQKRDGFEKRVSRFKGRDDASGRDRPASGDQKPGRNTKPSFGEKPARGKKPFGSKPAFNKRPNFGDKSAAQKPASDRGKPADRATSPAPKSRKVGPPRRGKSANPQGGQGTLKRRR
- a CDS encoding nuclease-related domain-containing protein, producing MGEYQIWEELEWYEKDGGKFLFNLYIPKPNEETTEIDVVLIHPKGFFVIESKNYSGWIFGNDKNRYWTQTLPMGRGRQSHKERFYSPLRQNGSHIRYLKRVLNETVPMWSLIVFSNECTFKGVSVSSEKRFRVIHLNELRSTVKQLIDETEEVLFSEEDIQWMYEELYPFTTEDEEVKIKHKS
- a CDS encoding tyrosine-type recombinase/integrase, with amino-acid sequence MGIGKQSKTLNKSQIEMMRSYLRSKRNGLRNETIFLLSVKGGLRSKEISQLSWKEVCDSDGKVSDHINLTNRSSKGLSGRIIPINKDLRKNLIELLDQQQRMYRSFNIDTSFVVRTERSPFTTSQCVVNMFQSWYRRLGLLGCSSHSGRRTFITETSKRISLVGGSLRDIQMMVGHRSLQTTQRYIEGDSESQRKVVDLI